The genomic DNA CAGGAGCTTACATGGCCGAGATATTCAGAGGAGGAATTCAGGCAATAGACAAAGGACAGATGGAAGCAGCAAGAAGTCTGGGACTTCCTTATAAGCACGCCATGAGAAAGGTTGTTCTTCCTCAGGCGGTAAAGAATATGATTCCGGCAATATTAAATCAGTTTATAATTTCACTGAAAGATACATCGCTTCTGACAATTATAGGTGTACCGGAACTAACAGGAAATGGAAAAACAATATCGGCAGCAAATTATAAGTATTTTGAAACATATCTGATTATAGGTATAATGTATTATGTTATAATAAAGGTACTTTCTTTTGTATTCAGCAAAATTGAGGAGAAATTAAATGTATGATAAAAACAGTTGATTTGACGAAAAAATTTGGTGATAATGAAGTTTTGACCAAGCTTAATGTAAATGTGGAACAGGGAGAAGTAATAAGTATCATCGGGCCGTCAGGTTCAGGAAAAAGTACATTTTTAAGATGTCTGAACGGACTGGAAACTATCACAGACGGACATGTATATATTGATGACTTTGATATAGCAGGAAATGAACTTAATATAGATAAATTAAGAGAAAGAATAGGAATGGTTTTTCAGTCTTTTAATTTATTTCCGCACTTAAAGGTGATAGATAATATAACTCTTGCCCCTGTTACATTAAGAAAAATGAAAAGGGACGAGGCAAAGAGAGTAGCAAGGGAACTGCTTGATAAAGTAGGACTCCTTGATAAACAGGATGTTTATCCGTCAAGTCTTTCAGGAGGACAGAAGCAGAGAGTAGCCATAGCAAGAGCTCTTGCCATGAATCCTGAAGTAATGCTTTTTGATGAACCTACCTCGGCACTTGATCCGGAAATGGTCGGGGAAGTTCTGCAGGTTATGAAAGATCTGGCAAAAGACGGAATGACCATGGTAGTGGTTACGCATGAGATGGGATTTGCCAAGGAGGTATGCAAAAGAGTAATATTTATGGCAGAAGGTAAAATAGTGGAAGAAGGAGCTCCCGATGATATATTTACCAACCCAAAGCATGAAAGAACAAGAAATTTTCTTGAAAGTGTATTATAAAAATAATTTTTATATAAAGATGAAAACCGCTGAAAATTCAGCGGTTTTATTGTGGATTTAAATTGATGGAATATCTAAAGCACGTGAAAAATAATATTTAAATTTATAAGTCACTTCTGAAAAAGGGTCTTTATTACCAACAGATGTTTTAGTAAAGCTTCTGTAGTCAATCAATTTTGACTTTTAAAACATTAAGTAAATTAATTGCTTCAGGAAATGAAAATCTGGCTCCCTTCAAGTTACATGTCATAATATCGATCTTATATTCAGTGGCGTTTCTGAAATCTGCCTTTTGCAGATTACTTTCCAAAAATTCAGTTTCTTCCAGTTTACATTGATTAAACAGACATTCTGTAAGCTGGCATTTTGCAAACATGGAGTTAGAGAAAGTATTTCCTGAAAATGAAAATTTTTTGAAAGCCATATCTGAAAAAGTATTATATTTTAAATAACAATTTTCCAGTCTGCTGATCGGATCGGCAAATTTGAAATCGGGAAGCAGCTCATTCCAGTATATACCCGTCAATTGACACTCTGTAATTTCTGTATCTTCTATATGTGAGTTTCCTGGTGTTTTAATATTTGAAATTACGCATTTATAAAAACTGCAGTCAGAAAACGAAGTCCTGATAAGCTTACAGTCTTCAAAGGTGCAATTAACAAAACTACAGTTAATAAAGCTGAGATTTTCAAGGGTTTCATTTTTGAGCTTCAAATTTTTGAACTCTTTATCCTCATATTCTTTTTTCACGTATTTAGACCTCCTGAATTATATTTTAAAATTATTGTGTGTATTAATTTTATAAGCAGATTCTGTTTTTACCCAAACAGTTTTTGAAACAGGTTCTTTTTTCTGTATTTTTTCAGAACGAAGAAACTTAGTATACCACTTACATATATTTCGCTTCCTGTTTCAAGCTCAAAATCCTTTCTTGATTCAATAAAAATATTCTTTTTTATACTTGCAGCATAACAAATATAATAATATTTATAATTAAGGCTGTTCCATATAATATCTGTAATGATGCCGGTAAATTCAGTTTTGGCATTGTCCTGCATCTGTTTAATATCATTTTTATCAGGAGAGTTTTTATTAAGCTGTCTGAATTCTTTTCTTACTTCCTGCTTTATAATTTTTGTCTCAAAGCTGTCCTGAATAATTAAAGCTGCTTTTATTTCCTGATTAACCCTGAAAAGATCAGTCTTTTTTCCGTCTTTTAAAAATTCGCTGTCTTCATAATAATAGATTTTATTTATTTCTTTTAACCCGGAGCATGAAACAGAAAATCCTCTTGCTCTCCCCAAGCCTGTAATATTGGTTATTTTGAAAACATCTGCTGATTTCTTCAGCTCTGATGTCAGTTTATTTCTGGTTTCCAGAGAAGCAATACTGTAATCCAGCCATTTGCTGTACCATTCATAAAAAGATACGGAAACTCTGCTCAAGCCGTTATCGTTACATCTGTCATCTACCCATATTTTTCCTTTTTCTTCTCCGGAAACAATAAGAATATTTAATATACCGCAGCCGTGATGGCAGATTACCATTGACCCGGCAGTGTCATTGAAATAATCAGCCGGATCATACTCAGGATCATCTTCATTCCCGTATTGTGATTCAGTATAAGGAGCATTTATTGAAAATTTAAAATTATCGGAAAGGAAATTATCATGAACAGTGTAGTTTGTTTCAGCATAAGAATTATCAAAATAATCTTCCAGCTTAAACATGCCGTAAGACGGTCCCGCACCTCCGTTGCCTACATGCAGCAGAAAGCTTCTGTAGTCCGCAGGCAGGGAAATCCCGTGTTGTTTTTCAAAGCTTTGTATTTCTTTTTCTGTTTTACAGGGGTGAAGTTGATATTTATGCTTTGATGAACCGAATATTTCAAAATCTTTATCCATTTCTTTGAGGATTTCAATTTTTTGTTTTATTTCATCGATATTAAAATCCATAATGTATTCCTCTTTCTCATCTTTTATACTTTTTTAGAAATTATAGCATATATTTCATATAATTTGAAAAAAGACTTTTAAATATGATTGTGAAAATAAAGACAATTTATAAAAGAATATGATATAATAATATAAAATTAACTGCTGATATGATGTGCGGATATAAAGCATCATTATACAAGGTAAAAGAAAGAGGTCTAAGTGAATGGAAGAAAGAAAATGGCTCGATATTGCCAAGAAACTACAGTCGATAGCACAGGCCGGTCTGGAATATTCAAAGGATAAATATGATCTGGAGAGATTTGAGGAAATAAGAAAAGTAAGCATTGATATTATGGAATGCTATACAGACATAGAGAGAGAAAAAATAAAAAATCTTTTTGCCGGGGAAACAGGATACCAGACTCCTAAAATAGATATAAGAGCTGCTGTTTTTCACGAAAATAAAATACTTATGGTTAAGGAAAAGCTGGATAACAGATGGTCGCTTCCCGGAGGATGGGCAGATATAGATCTTTCCTTAAAGGAAAATCTGATTAAAGAGGCCATGGAGGAAGCCGGAGCAAAAATTATTCCCGAGAGAATACTGGCTGTGTATGACAGAAACAGAAATACCAATATATTATTTCCGCATAGTGTATATAAAATATTTGTACAGTGTAAATATCTGGAGAGCAAATTTGTCGAAAACATTGAAACGGAAGAAACAGGCTTTTTTTCTGTTGATCAGCTTCCGGAGCTTTCGGAAACAAGAAATACAGCGTCACAGATAAAAATGTGTTTTAGATATAAAGACAGACCGTTTCATGAACCATACTTTGATTAAAGACAAAAGGGGATAATAACATGGAAGATTATGTACTGTTAAAAGGGAAGATAACAGGAAAGTGGTATGATCTTGACAAAACTGCGCATTATCATATTATGGCAGAGACCATGGGAGTCGAATATGATATTGCAGTAAATGTAGGCTCTGTAGTAAGAGAATGGGGCAGTAATGAGTTCAAATCTTCGGAGCTTCTGGTTTATCATGATGAAAGCTATAATAACAAAATTCTGGACAAAATCGTAGAAAAAGAATATGGTGTTCATGTAGTAAAACCGGATTTTGCACTTGATTATGTAAAAATGAATCTGTTTAATCACAAAAAAATGGTTCTGATGCCGACATTAGATACTAAAGAAACTTATCTCATTGAGATTCTGGAAAAATATGTAGTCCGTTCAATGGAAGAACGAATTTATGATATATATGTATATGGGATGCTGTATGAAAACGGTCTGGGAATTCATGATGTTCATATGAATCAGGGAAGCAAGGGCAGATACAGGCACAGAGACAGAGAATGGAGTGACGGGGCAATATTTTTCCATAATCGCAGGGATCTTAGCTGGACTGCTGTTTTTTTAGCGTTTAAAAATCAGAGCTTTAAGAAATAATAATAAAAAATAATTGACAAATTGATTTATATATATTATACTTACGATATATGAACATGTATTCATACATAGGGATATGAAAGGCGTGAGTTTAATGAAGAAGTATATATTGAAAAATTTAGATTGTGCTAACTGTGCTGCCAAGCTGGAAAGAGAGATAAAAAAGTCATCTACGGTAAAGTCAGTCAGTGTAGACTTTGGAACTTTAACTATGCTGATAGACAGCACAGATCTTGAAAATGATTTGTCAATAGTGAATAAAATAGAACCGGGTGTGGAACTGATAGAAGCAGTAAAAGGAATTCTGCCGAAAAAGCAAAACAGTGCGAATTGCTGCAGCGAAGACGGACATAGTCATGATCATGACCATGAACATGGTGAAAGCGGCGGGGATGAGCTGAAAAAAGAGAAAATTAAAATAGCAGCTGCAATTGTTTTGATGATAGCCGGTTTTATAACAAAAGACAATATGATGATATCGAATATATTATTTGTTTTTTCTTATGTAATAGTAGGATATTCGGTAATACTGAAAGCAATAAAAAATCTTTTGAAGGGCAATCCCTTTGATGAATTCTTTCTTATGAGTTTTGCCACGCTTGCTGCATTTTTTATAAATCAGTTTTCAGAAGCAGCGGGAGTAATGATTTTTTACAGTGTGGGTGAATTACTGCAGGAAATATCAGTAAATAATTCGAGAAAATCAATAAAATCACTGCTGGAATTAAAACCGGAATACGCTAATCTTGAAACTGCCGACGGATTAAAAAACAGTAAATCCGGAAACAGTAGAACTTAATAATATTATAGTAGTAAAGCCAGGGGAAAAAATACCTTTGGACGGGGAAATAACAGAAGGGAAAACACAGCTTGACACCTCGGCACTTACAGGGGAATCAGTACCAAGAACGTATGCTGCAGGAGATAATGTAATGGCAGGAATGATAAATACTTCAGGGCTTATAAAAATAAAAGTAACAAAGCTGTTCAGCGAGTCTTCTGTATTTAAAATTCTGGAAATGGTAGAAAATGCTTCACATAAAAAGGCGGAGACAGAAAAATTTATTACAAAATTCGCAAGATATTATACTCCGGCAGTAGTAATACTGGCAGTTTTAGTAGCAGCAATACCGCCGTTATTCTTTGGACAGTTATTTTCTGAGTGGCTGTACAGGGCAATCGTGCTTCTTGTTATATCGTGTCCGTGTGCATTGGTATTAAGCATACCTTTGGGATATTTTGCAGGTATAGGGAGAGCTGCCAAAAACGGGATTCTGGTAAAAGGCTCTACATTCTTTGATGTAATTAATGACATGAAAATAATAATGCTTGATAAAACAGGAACTATTACAAAAGGTGTTTTTGAAGTAGCGGATGTGGATACAGCAGAGGGTATGAACAGAGAAACGTTTTTGGAATATGCTGCACTTGGTGAGGCACAGTCAAATCACCCTATAGCAAAATCAATAACAGCTTATTATAATAATAAACCGGACTTAAACAGAATAACAAATTATGAAGAAATAAGCGGAAACGGAATAAGAGCAGAAATAGACGGAAAAAAGATATTGCTGGGCAATTCAAAGCTTATGAAGTCTCATGATATAGAGTTTACCGAAAAACAGGACTATGGTACAGTAGTGTATATGAGTATAGATGGAAAATATGCCGGAAATTTATTAATAAAAGACATGATAAAAGAAGATTCCAAAGATGCTGTAAAAAAGCTGCATGATGCAGGAATAGAAAAACTCGTAATGCTTACAGGCGATAATGAGATAGTTGCAGAAAATGTAGCAAAAACTGTAGGAATAGATTCTTATTATGCCAATCTTCTCCCAGAGGGAAAGGTAGAAAAACTGGAAGAAGAGATGAGAAAGGCAGGAGCCGGTAAGAAACTGGCATTTGTAGGTGACGGAATAAATGACGCTCCTGTACTGGCAAGGGCAGATGTAGGTATAGCCATGGGAGGACTCGGTTCTGACGCGGCGATAGAAACAGCAGATGTAGTGCTTATAGATGATAAAATTTCTAAAATATCCGATTTAATAAAAATATCCAAGAAAACGAGAAGAATACTAATAGAAAATATAATATTTATACTTTTGATAAAGGGAATATTCATAGTTTTAGGAATATTCGGTCTTGCCAATATGTGGGAAGCAGTTTTTGCCGATGTAGGTACTGCACTTCTTGCAGTGTTTAATGCAATGAGAATTTTGAAGGGGAAATATTAAACAGCCAGAGCAGCAAGGCAGACGAGTATAATTTTTGATAGTAAAATGTAACCTGGGAATTTAATAATTTTCCCGGGTTATTTTATAAAAAAGAGAAATTTTGGAGGTTATATATGGAAAATGGATATCCAGAAGTGATACGAATGTTTCAGAATAATATTTTAAAACTAAAGGGAGTAAAATCTATAGAAAGTGGTGTAGAGAGTCTGGGCGGAATAACTAATGAAACACTCGGTCTTTATGGCTATGCTCATATGCCGCATGCAGCATTAGCCAGAACTAACGGCGGTCTGGAAAATGAAATATTATGTCAGTTTGAATTTTTCATTGAAAAATCTGAAACTGGCCTTGATTCTTTAGAATTTATCGCATGGTTTTTTAGGGATCAGGCAAGAAGCGGGAAAAAAATACAGGTAAGACCGTTTGCACTGCCGCCTGATACTGCTTATGGAAGACAGTTCGGCAGCAGCTTAAGGTTTCACATTGATATATTTCTGGATAATATTACTGATACATTGGATCCTTTGTTTGAAGAGATAGGAGAAATTAATAAGCTTTTTGAATTCGCTGTTCAGATGTACAAAATTCCAGTGAAAAATCAAAACTGATACAGCAGGCAAAAATAATAGAAGATATACGTTTTATAAAAAGAAGGATATCAAAAAAATTATAGTCTGAAATAAAAGAAGTATAAAATATTTAATTAACCATTGTTTTTTATACAGGCTTATAGTAGAATAAAATATGTAAGTAAATATTCCAAAAATTTTAGGAGGAACAATGAAAAAGTATAGAAATATTATTTTGGCATTAAGTGTGGTTCTGCTTCTGAATTCATGCCTTGTAAGTACTGCTGTAGGAACTGTGGCCGGAGCTGCTGTAGAAGTAGTAAAACTTCCGTTCAAATTAATCGGCGGAATCATTAATATAATAAACGGAAGCAACAGAGATAAAGAAATAGAAAAAGTAGGAATGTCCAAATATGAGAAAAAAGTTTCGGAAATACTGGAAAGAAAAAAAGAAACACTGACTTTTGGGAATTTTAGTGTATACAGCTATAAAGATTTGGAATTTCAGACAGTGAAATCATCAGGAACTGAAAAGCCTATGCAGCTTGTAGATAAAAAATCCAATATAAAATTTTCGTTTACAATGACTTTGATAGACGGTACAAATGTAGCATCAAAGCTGAGCCAGCTGGAAAGCACAGAAGGAGTTACAAAAATTTCCGAGAGACAGTCAGGCGGAATGATAGTGAGAGAATATACTATGAAAGTAAATAATACGAAAGATAAGAAAATAGAAAATTACAGACTGACAGGCTATGAGAAAAACGGTCAGGTTCTTTTATATCAGTATCTGGAGTCAAATGATTCGGCATATGATGTAGAGGAAGCATTATATAATGACTTGGTAAATAATACATTTTAATTATCGGAGAATTTATGGATAAAAAAAATCTGGAAAAGCTGACATATGAAATGCTTGAGGCAATAGGCGAGGATGCAGACAGAGAAGGTCTTAAGGATACACCTAAGAGAATACCGGTAGTATACGGGGAAATTTTTTCCGGTGTTGGCAAGAAGCCTGAGGATATCATAAAAAAAGTTTTTACTGTGGAGAAAAATAATATAGTAATAGAAAAAAATATAGATTTTTACTCAATGTGCGAGCATGATCTGCTTCCGTTTTTTGGTCAGATACATGTGGCATATATACCTGACGGAAAGGTTCTCGGCTTTGGCGATATTATCAAAATAACGGAAATATATTCCAGAAGGCTGCAGATTCAGGAACGGCTCACAAATGAAATATGTGACGCAGTTATTGATATGACAAAATGTCAGGGAGTAATGGTAATAGTAAAGGCAAGACATTTGTGCATAGAGATGAAAGGAAGCAGAAAAACTAATTCGGAAATAGTCACAAGTGCAGTAAGAGGTATTTTTGAAAAAGAAGAATCAAAGAAGAATGAGATTTTGGCATTATTAAGTATTTAGGAGGAAAAAATTGGCTGTAAAAGATAGAATATATATAAAGGATCTGGAAATAATAGCATATCACGGAGTATTAAAAGAAGAAAAAGAGCTGGGACAAAGGTTCTTTATATCTCTTGAGATACAGACTGACTTCAGGGAAGCCGGAAAAAATGATGATCTGACTAAGACAATCAGCTATGCAGAGGTATGTGACGATATAGAAAAAATATTTCTGACAGCCAAGTATAACCTTATAGAGAAGTGTGCAGAAGAAATAGCAGAGTTTTTACTGGAAAAATACAGCAGAATTTCTGAATTAAAAGTAAAAATAAAAAAACCCTGGGCACCTATAAGAAAAGCCATAGATCATGTAGCTGTAGAAATAGTCAGAAAAAGACATAAAGCATATATTTCTTTAGGATCAAATATAGGTGATAAGGAAAAGAACCTTAACATGGCACTGGAAGAAATAAAGAAGATTTCAGGAACACAAATTAAGAAAGTATCAGGATTTTTGATAACAAAGCCTTTCGGCTATACTGAACAGGATGATTTTTTGAATGCCGCAGCAGAGCTGGAAACTCTTCTTATGCCTGAGGAGCTTCTGAAAGAGCTTCTTGCTGTGGAACAAAAGCTGGGAAGAGTCAGGGAAATAAAGTGGGGACCTCGTCTGATTGATCTGGATATATTGATATTTGATGATGAGGTAATAGATGAGGAGAATCTTACGATTCCTCATCCGTGGATGAGTGAGAGAATGTTTGTGCTGGAGCCTTTTGCGGAAATAGCACCTAATGTAGTTCATCCGCTCAGCCGTAAAAGGATCAGAGAATTAAAGAATGAACTTGAGAAAAATATATAAAAAACAGAGAGCTGATATTCTAATGGAGACTTTGAATACCGTCTCTCTTTTTCATATAGAATTATTATAAAAGCAGTATTTGGAATATGAGAAAAAAATTGTTATAATATAAAATATTAATTTAAAGGAGTTTGGAATGGAAATGGAATTTAAAGCAATGTCAGTTGATGAATTAAAAGATTTTCTTATGGAAAAAGCAATAAAATTTTCACCATATTCACAGGAGGAAATTGATAAAGTTAAAAATAAGCTTGGAGGAATGCCGAGACTGCTGGAAGAATATTATTTGAAAATAGGATGGTTTGCAGATATACGAAAGCAGGGCTACGGCTGTCATATTGATCCTCTGGAAGACATCTATATTATGTCTGCGGAAGAGATACAGGAAGATTTTGAAGATGTGGAGAATGAAACAGATGATTATCTGGTATTTGGAAGAGAAGCGGTAAGCGTAGATGAATTTGCCGTAAAAGTGAAAGATTTCGGGGAAAATGATCCTGAGCTTTATATTTTCGGCGACAGTACTTCCGAGGAAGCTATGGAACAGGGACTACTGTTTGGAAAGCTTGAAGAAGAACCTAATTTAAGCTCTATGTTTAATATTATTGTTACATCACTTGAATAAATTATTTTAAAATCTGGATAAAAATTCAGATTTTTTTTGTAAATTAAATATAGAAACAGAAATATTTTTATTATTTTCAAAAAAATTTGTCATTAAAAATATTTTGGAAACATAGTTTTATAAAAATACAAGATATGGTAGAATATAAAAAGATTTATGGTAATATTAAGGAGCAGATTTATGGTATTAAAATTCAGGGAAAAAGAACTGGAATTAGGAAAAAGAACATTAATAATGGGGATTCTGAATATTACTCCCGATTCATTCTCTGACGGCGGAGATAATTTTAATATTCAAAGGGCGGTAGAGCATGCACTGCTGATGATAAAAGACGGTGCTGATATTATAGACATAGGCGGAGAATCTACAAGACCGGGAAGTAAATTTGTCAGTGCGGAAGAGGAGCTGAAAAGAGTGGTTCCCGTTATAAAAGAGCTGTCAAAAATAACAGACATACCAATATCAATAGATACATACAAGGCAGCAACAGCAGAAGGAGCAATTCTTGCAGGGGCAGATATAATAAATGATATCTGGGGATTGCAGAAGGATCCTAAAATGGCGGAAACAGCAGCAAAATATAATGTACCAGTAATAGCAATGCATAATAACGACGGGCATGAATACAGCAGGGACATAATGGAGGAGCTGAAGCTTTTCTTTGACAAAACTTTTGAGATAGCAGAAAATGCAGGTATTCCTAAAGAAAATATAATACTCGATCCGGGAATAGGCTTTGGAAAGGTTTATGAGCAGAACATAGAGGTACTTGGAAGGCTTGAAGAATTAACTGTACTTGGAAGAGTTCTTCTGGGAACTTCAAGAAAATCAACACTTGGGAAAATACTGGATCTTCCCCCGAAAGAAAGAATGGAAGGGACACTTGCCACTACAGTAATAGGGATACAAAAGGGAGCGGATATAGTGAGAGTTCATGATGTTCTTGAAAATAAGAGATGTGCAATGGTAGCGGATGCCATATTAAGGAAGCAGAACATTGGATAAAAATAAAAAGCTGGATTCTATAGATAAAAACAAAATAAAACTCGGACTTGAGACTATGGAAAAGTCTCTGAAGATTCTCGGAAATCCCGAAAGGAATTATAAGATAATTCATATAGCAGGAACAAATGGAAAGGGGTCGGCAGCGGCATTTTTGGAAGCTGGACTGATAGAGGCAGGTTATAAGACAGGAAAGTACACCTCGCCTGAAATATACCGTTTTAACGAGAGAATAACAATAAACCGGGAAGAAATAAGTGACGGAGATGTGGAGCTTTATTATGAAAAGGTAAATAAGGCTTTGGAGCTCTCGGATATTAAGCTGACATACTTTGAGATAACAACGGCAATGATGTTTCTTTATATGAAAGATAAAAATATAGACTATCTAGTACTGGAAACAGGACTCGGCGGGAGAACAGACGCTACAAATACAGTGACTCCCGTTATCTCGCTTATTACGAATGTTTCATTTGACCATATGGAATTTTTAGGAAATACTTTAAGAGAAATAGCACATGAGAAAGCAGGAATTATAAAAAAGGATATCCCTGTTTTTTTTGCAGATGACAATCCCGAGCTGCTTGAGGAAATAAAAGCAAAAACAGAAAACTATATAAATGTTCTGAAAAAATATGAGTTTAATGAAAACAGCACAAAACTGGATAAAGAAAAATTAAATACTTTGGTAAAAATAAACAATAAGGAATTCAGACTGTCGTTATTCGGAAAATTTCAGGGTAAAAATTTTTTACTGGCATATGAAGCTTTGAAATATCTGGGAATAGATGATGAAGTAATTAAAAGAGCATGCTCTGAAACTGTCTGGAACGGAAGATTTCAGATAGCAGCGGAAAATCCTTTCATAATACTCGACGGGGCACATAATAAGGATTCAGCAGCTGTGCTTTCTGAGAGCCTGAGAGAAGTTTTTCCCAACAAAGAGCTAGTATATATTATTTCTATTTTAAGAGATAAGGATAATGAGTCTATTCTAGAGGAACTGGCAAAAGCTTCGGATTATGCTGTTTTTACCGGAATAAACAATAACCGCGGTCAGAGCTGTGACGAGATGTACAATAAAGGTAAGAAGTATTTTAAACATTCGTATGCAGAAAATACTCCGGAATCTGCATTAAAAAAAGCAGTAAGCCTTAATAAAAAAGCTACGGTAATCTGCGGCTCTTTTTTACTTCTGAAAGAATATAAAAAGCCGTGAGCTTGGTGTAATGCTTTGATTGTCTGACTAAAAGAGAAATGAAATATCAGATAAAAAACGGGGAAATTGTGTGTAGAGAAAGGAAAACTATGAAAGAATTGCTAAAATACATAAAGCCTTATAAAAAAGAG from Sebaldella termitidis ATCC 33386 includes the following:
- a CDS encoding bifunctional folylpolyglutamate synthase/dihydrofolate synthase, which codes for MDKNKKLDSIDKNKIKLGLETMEKSLKILGNPERNYKIIHIAGTNGKGSAAAFLEAGLIEAGYKTGKYTSPEIYRFNERITINREEISDGDVELYYEKVNKALELSDIKLTYFEITTAMMFLYMKDKNIDYLVLETGLGGRTDATNTVTPVISLITNVSFDHMEFLGNTLREIAHEKAGIIKKDIPVFFADDNPELLEEIKAKTENYINVLKKYEFNENSTKLDKEKLNTLVKINNKEFRLSLFGKFQGKNFLLAYEALKYLGIDDEVIKRACSETVWNGRFQIAAENPFIILDGAHNKDSAAVLSESLREVFPNKELVYIISILRDKDNESILEELAKASDYAVFTGINNNRGQSCDEMYNKGKKYFKHSYAENTPESALKKAVSLNKKATVICGSFLLLKEYKKP